In Glycine soja cultivar W05 chromosome 10, ASM419377v2, whole genome shotgun sequence, the genomic stretch gTAGAATGTCCTATTTACTTTTTCACTTAGACACACCCTTGGTAAGGGATAATTGGTGCATTCTAGTTTCCAAAcgttttctttataaatatacCTTGTTACAATCATTTGCACGCTACCTCTTTTCAGTCTTATGATTTTTTGTACAgggaataaattaaaaatgaaaaaaaaaaaacaataatagggGTTAAATTAGCAGCAAGAGATGGATTATATGTAGGAGTTATTCAGGtcagaataattaattaaaaaatgataacagctataaatgattaaatcttatttgaataattgaaaataaaaaaacaaatgtaaGGATCTTTTTAAGCAATCGTGTGATTACTAAGTTTTAATTGTTATGTTTtgaactgtaaaaaaaaatggtatattTCGGAATCAAACTTTTAGAAGTCTAATTACATATTGTAAAATTAAACTTCCGGAAGTGTATTTGTATGTATTCTGGAATTaaacttccaaaattttaatttatgaatatacaaataaatttagTTCCAAAAATATGGGCGATGGATTGCTGTTGGAAGGACTTCAGTGACCACAATTGTTGCTGGTTGCTTTGCTGCTCTGACACCACACTTTGGGAGATGTTTTGGTGCTAACACTGCAGTAAGGTGGACCCTAAGGGGTGTGCAAAAAACCTGCTTTGAACTGAACCTGAATCGAACCAGTTTGGAGTTGAACTGGTCACATTGAAACAAactgaattggttttcaaaacaagTTCGGtttgaaccaattttttttctaaacgaATTCGATTAACCAAGCTGATTTTCTTCTAACTCAGTTTTTCTCTCTAAAAGAAGTagtttgaaaaccaattcagaATTGGTTCGGTTCTTAGGCTTATTTGAAATCAGTTCAGAACTAGTTCAACTCATTTGATTATGAACTAATTCTTTAAAATTAGTTTGGTTTCGAATCGGCTTTTGCACATCCTTAGTGCCTTGGGCTGCAATTGTATAGTGTGTGGATTTTGTGTTCTTTGGGGACTCATTGGATGTAATATGCTAGTTGAGATTCCAGTTCAACTATGATGATCCTTAGGACTTTGGAGGCTGCACAACTTAACGTGCTCAATTGCTCATGTTATTCATATTTTAGTGATTATCACAAATCATCGAGTTAGTATGATTTTTGAGGTAGttctataattattataaaaattaatgaagttatcatatatataatagtttagAATTAGttaatagtgtaaaattattttaaagtgtgaaatacataatatattttctcttattataCTGTTAATCAAGACAGCTGGAGTGGTGCGCAATTGATGGAGAGCAAATGGTTATTCAGTATTGACATTTGACAAGTAAAAGGataacaaaagtcaaaactccAATCGATTGCAAAAGGCATTCTCATCACATGTTTCATGCTAAAGTAACTTAGGAATACAACGTTCATATTATTATAAAGGCATGACGTGATGAATTATAGACACTAACGATTTATTTTACTTCAACCACTACCATAAGAGGGAAAAGCAAAGGCTAAACTAACTAGACTACCACCTCATACATTCATTGCAAGCACACAACGGAGACATCCTCCTTCATGCATGAGGTCAAATGCCTTATTGATCTCCGCAAGACTCAAACTGTGGGTAATGTACTCATCAACCTTGATTTCCTGCAAAATCAGTGAACcatatatattcatataatgCTCATAACTATTCATAACCATGCATTTCCACTTTCCAACTACAACATTCAAGTTCAAAACTTTTACCTTCTTCAAGTACTTGTCTACAAGCCAAGGCACCTGAGAGCGGCTCTTGAAGCCACCAAAGGCTGTTCCTTTCCATACACGCCCGGTCACCAATTGGAAAGGTCGAGTACATATTTCCTGCCCTGATGCTGCAACACCCACAATAACTGATGTCCCCCAGCCCTGcaattttttcaaacaaaaaaatatattatttattttgtttttgtctagACGGTTGGAATCGGATAGGATCACTATGGATTGCAAAACTCTTCCTGTGAGTATTTAACGCAGTTGCAAACTTAGGACTCCAACTCAAGACCTCTAGTTATACTAAAACAAACCCATATTAGTTGATCTACGGGCTCAGTGATACCATGGTATAGTGTATGATATGAGAAGTTGAGCCAACAATGAGGTAGGCTTTAGCAGGCAAGCAGCAACACTCACCTTATGGCAGCACTCCAAGGCAGACCTCATCACCAAGACATTTCCAATGCACTCAAAACTATAATCAACCCCACCATCTGTGAGTTCAACTATGACCTGCTGAACTGGTTTCTCATGTTCATTTGGATTAATGAACTCGGTGACTCCAAAGTTCTTTGCTGCAAAGTAAAGTAAGACcagtaaataaaagaaatgtacTAATTACATGAAGGCTTTAGCATTTTATgtccatccctaaatcaaaaaAACTGAATAAAACCAAAGCTGAAAGCAAACAGCAACAAAAAGTAGCACATAATATAAATAGACCGAGTTCTTAGGCCTATAGCAGTTAAAACTAACGAACCCTAGGCTATCTGAAGGTATGGAGGAGGGTCATTTTAcacagccttacccttgcatatgcaaagggGTCATTTTCGGAtttgaacccatgaccaactGGTCACCAAGGCACGATTTTACTGCTGTGTCAGGACCGAAACAACAAATCGataaaatacaaatacaaaCCGAAAGAGCAAAGATATTGGGATCATATTATAGCTATATTATTCCACTTGTGAatgaaattattcaaaaatGGAATCATCTTTATCAGATAGCATAGTAAAAATTTTGGTTATTGTATGGTGCACTGTAGCTGATAGTCAATACACTGAATTTGGAAAAGCATTCGTCAAAACATAGTACAGATACATGACAGCAGATCACTACACAGCATTAAAGGCATACTGTCAAAGTTCTGTCAACAAGCTTACGGTGTACCTCTTTCAAACCTATTGCTATCAATATCTATGCCAATAATCCGTGATGCACCAACAGCTTTTGCACCCTCTGCAACCTGTAAGTGTAAATTTTGAGTCATAACTCATATTGGAAGCCACAAGACCAGGCAAAAATGCAAAAGTTTACTACTGTCATTTTAGAAACTCACAGCAAGCCCAACAGTTCCAAGGCCAAAAATAGCAACAATTGACCCGGGTTCCACTTTTGCTGTGTTCCAGACAGCTCCAAGGCCTAAAAAGACAGTTAAAACAGTAATTGAATTGGGCATAAGATATTAACAAAATAACTGCCATAAAAATACACCATCCAATTCTTGTACACCATATTGCTTagatagaagaaagaaaaaagagtaagaaataaaaatgaaaaccaCATTGTCTTCAATTTGTTTCATTCATTAACAAACTGAAAATAGGGGGATAGAGAATAAGGATAGAAACATTGTTTTGAGAACTCAAACAAAATGGATGCATCATACATGGTTAACCGAAACTTATATATTCATCCCATAATCTCTCTCCTCAAAATTTTTATTCAACAATACAACAAATACCCTCCATTACCTAGCTAAACCACTTAAATACATCCAAAGTTCATATTTAGAAAATTAAGCGAGAAGAAGTATTTCATAGCACGGTTTCGTCAAAAGGTATATAAGGGGCTATTCTATTTCTAGCCAGCAAGTTGAGTTAAATTTGTCACCctggtaagaaaaaaatatttaatcagcAGCATTTAAGAAGTTTCTCATGACCACACTATGCTTTCCCACAGGCAAATGGAACACCATTGTCCACTGGCATTTCATGACTTGCTTACAGGCTATGAACCGTGACAAAATGATGCAAAGAAGGGATAAGCACTTTATACTTAACATGCAATGTCTCAATACAATTTTCATATTACAAAAGGACATAACTTACCAGTTGGAACACCACATCCAAGGAGACAAACTTTGTCCAAAGGAGCTTTGGGATCGATCTTAGCTACACTAACATCATGAACGACAGTGTATTGACTAAATGTGGAGGTTCCCATAAAATGATAGAGGGGTTTTCCATTAACAGAGAAACGACTCTTGCGGTCACTCAGCATGACCCCTACTCCAGTGGCGGCTCGAACTTTGCCACACAGATTGGTTTTGCCTGATTTGCAAAACTTGCACTCTCCACACTCAGCCTGGTAACAAGGGATGACATGATCACCTGGCTGAACTGCAGTAACTCCTTCTCCTACACTTTCCACAATCCTGTTCCAAAAACATAAACTCACATCAACAATCAAGTGTGCCAAAGTAAATGCTTTTATCATATACTTCAAAactcattctatttttttaatgtcaaaTGTTGGTGGTTGGTTTGTTAGTGGAAGATTTAGTCTAACAAAAGTAATTAGTCTCTCATAATGTGACAAATCTCCTTCCACGTTTAATATCTGGAACAAGTTTAACTTCCAAGGAGAATACAcgtggaaaacaaaaaaaaaacgtattttttttaatccatatatTATACGCACCCCGCAGCCTCATGACCAAGTATACATGGGAAAAGACCTTCTGGATCCTGCAAAAGCAATTCAAGATAAATTCATATTAGAAAAACCTCCATGCATGAATCAAACATATCTTGCAGTGCATAAACCAACGTAGAtacccaaaagaaaaagatcatttttttaTCCTAAATTGTCGACCTAGTATTATACCCAGAAACAGAAAACACTAATcaaatcaaaagagaaaaaactcTGATATGAAATCAAAAGATGGGTAGGTATGAATGTAATGTAATGTACCTTGCCGCTCCAAGTGTAAGCATCGGTGTGACAGAGAGCAGTGTAGAGAATTTGGATACGGACCTCTCCATTCTGCGGCGGCGCCACCTGAACGTCCTCGATGGACAATGGCTTGTTGGGTTCCCAGGCCACCGCGGCTTCACCATGAAAACGGTACGTTTCAGTGATTCACGTGTAAATGATAAtaacaaagagagagagagagaagatagGCTTTGATAGTGaatagagagaagagagaaagagaacctTTGCATGTAATGACTTGTCCTTGAGTAGTAGCCATCGAGAAGGAATGAAATGGAATAATGGTTACAGCAGTGAAACCAGAATACCAACAAAATGGAATTCAGATTCAATGAAACACACAAGCCATCGTGACTATCGCCGTCTTTGGTACGAGGTATCAGATTGTGTGGTCATATTATACGAGGTATATATCAGAATTTTGCttaagatttttgtttttttgctgaattagaattttgcttttagattatcataaaaaaagaattttgctTATAAGATACACttttttgttgacttttatatatatatatatatatatatatatatatatatatatattttaaaatcatataatcataatttgtaattaaattataattatattaagtaCGTTAaactcttattattttttagttgtcgaatattttcaattttttattcactaaactttttatattgatcaacgttcctatttttttgttcttactTTTTGACCGTCAActtccttaattttttcttaactatttttttttctagtattaaaatataatatatactaaTCGGTGTATTAAGAATActagttaaagaaaaaaaatattaaaatacatacAAATACGTTTTTCTATGATTTTTAAATGTAGTTCccatgattttcaataaaagaattttcttttaattttttaaccagtAACCTAaactcttaaaatatttattttatataattaaaaaaaattaaaaattaaatataactttGGTGACTTTATTTTGTCAAATACGTAATTTTGAAATTCGCAaaaagtttaagaaaaaaaacacaattaataaaaaaagagagagaagttagCCACTGCAGGGGTCGTAGGTTAAAGATACTGAACATCACCAACCAAACCGGAAGAAAACAAAGGGACCCTTAATACGCACCGTTTTGTTCATATTCCTCTCAGCCCCATTGAAAGTAGAAAGGAATCAAGGATTGGGGAATTCTACTTTCAgattcttcttcttacttcttagTATATATCTATGCCAACAATGCGCGCCAGAAAACTCTTCAATTCCTTTTACCGAACCATTTCCTCTTCAACTTTCCCACCTCCTCCCGTTGTTTCTTCCCGAAGAGTAGTTGTCACTGGTAACTGCTTACTCCTAACTAATTCTCTTTCTCTTACTTCACTGCACATATATCTATtattcattttgaaaatataaggtGGGTTGGATGGGTAAGCGAAAAGGAAATGTATTATTCATTTCATTTGATGGTCTTTTAGGGTTAGGCATGGTGACGCCACTTGGTTGTGGAGTGGACACAACGTGGAAGCGCCTCGTCGATGGGGAATGTGGGGTGAGGGCTTTGTCTCTGGAAGACCTCAAGATGAATTCTTTTGACAAGGAAACTCAGTTGAGTACGTTTGATCAGTTGACATCCAAGGTTGCTGCTCTTGTTCCTACAGGAACCCATCTCGGCGAATTCGACGACCAAATCTGGCTTAATTCTAAGGTATTTTAActactattgttgttgttgttgtttgctACATTGGCACATGAcatttacatttttatattcttGCAATGCCGCAGCAATTGGTGTTATGTTAAATAAGTTAAGTGAAATAGAATTATAAATTGTCAAGAGCTCATGAAGGCTGTCGTGCATCACTGTCAAAAAAATTCAAGGGCTAATATCAACTATTATATATTCTAGATAACTTGAAGCAACTGTAATGTTAGTGCTGgagttttaatataaatttgtgtGTTGAAGATACAACTGTATATATGTACACAGTCAAAGAAAACTTGCTAACATGAAAAGTAACCCATGGTTGCTTGCTCTCTTTAAATGAGAAGGAGAAAACTTGCTAACATGAAATCAGTAACCCACTAACCTTTAGCTAAGTGTTGTGTAGTTTCTTCTGCTTTTTAATGTTGTCTTCTGGCATTGCTTTGCTTTTACTTGCATATGTTGGATCTGGATTTCTATTATGCTTATTGATGTCATTGTAGTTTTGTGACATTTCCCTTAGGACCATCGATCAATAGCAAGGTTTATAGCATATGCACTATGTGCTGTTGATGAAGCTCTCAAGGATTCTAATTGGTTTCCCATTGAACAAGAAGATAAGGAAAGAAcggtatgcattttttttaatgggtAATAAGTCATTTTTTGACAACTATTCCCTTGTGACTTGTATTATAACTTCAAAAACTATCAGGGGGTGTCTATTGGTGGGGGAACTGGAAGCGTTAGTGACATCTTAGATTCTGTACAACTGATCTGTGAGAAGGTCAGTTTGTTGAAACTCACTGGTATTGAAGAACTTTGATGATCTTTCCCTGTTTAAGATTTTTTCCCAAGTGCTTTTAGTTATGACAGAAAAATGATTTggtaatttaaataaactatactgtatttgatgtttaattttttcttccctGAATACAGCGCCTTCGTCGCCTTAGTCCATTTTTTATCCCGCGGATATTGATCAACATGGCATCAGGTCATGTGAGCATAAAATATGGGTTCCAGGTGAAGACACGACTTTCAACTGGCTGATATTTTATACTACAAATATGAATGAGCTCCTAGCGTCCTTCAGCTGCTGTAGTGCTAGACAGGCAACTGCATTTTCATTtactaatatataaatatatatataaacatggaTTTCaagatgaaaattatttttttattgcagaATGAATTGGCCTCCCATAGAACAGATGTAGGGAATATATCTTCTTGCTTCCTTGTTTCTTTAACTTATAATAATTTCCAACATCATAATCCAATGAGAAATAACAACCTTCTGAAACAGAGCTTTCCTTCATGTTAATTTGGATACGAGTAATTATATGTCCTAGtagaaaaattataagtttataacatatgtcaacaaaattatcagaaaaataatatagtatAGCTATTGTTGTTGCAGAGCTATTAGAATATCACTTTATGCTATGATCTTTGTAATCATTAATAATCCTGAGCATGTCAAGCACGTGTTTCCTATTCTGGAATATAGGGACCAAATCATGCTGCAGTCACTGCCTGTGCCACTGGTTCACATTCTATTGGTGATGCAATGAGAATGATTCAATTTGGGGATGCAGATGTTATGGTAGCTGGAGGCACAGAGTCCAGCATTGATGCATTATCAATTGCAGGATTCTGCAGGTAAATTATGACCAATGCCTTGCATCCTTTTTCCCTCTGATATTTATATCTGATACTGGAGACTTGCAGGTCTCGAGCTTtgacaacaaaatataattcaagcccACAGGAAGCATCACGGCCATTTGATAGTGGTCGAGATGGGTTTGTGTGAGTATAATAACATTGTAGATTTGTCTCTCATTATAATAATGTGTTTGTTGTCTGACCACAAATTATTGGTTTTCATGGTTTGTTTGTCTTGCTGCTTACATCAAAGTTATACTTTTACTCAGGATAGGTGAAGGTTCTGGAGTCTTGGTCTTGGAGGTTGGTTGTTAAGAAATTTATTGTGCATCTATCATCTATCCCTACAATTCCTCTTGACctactttatttataatatttgatctttgttatttatttgtttctccTATCTTTTAGGAATTTGAGCATGCAAAAAACCGAGGAGCCAAAATCTATGCAGAGGTCCGTGGCTATGGGATGTCAGGTAGTTTGTCTAATTGCAGGATATGTAGGATTTTCTTCTAGCCTTAGTTTATATTTGGTTGACTTATTTCATGTGGATTTTGACTAGGTGATGCATATCATATTACTCAACCTCCTAGTGATGGGAGAGGAGCCATTTTGGCCATGACTCGTGCTTTAAGACAGGTGTCCTATATCTTCCTGTAATGATTTGTATTTTTCATGCATCATTAACGGTTTTCTGTTGGCTAAGCTGCCTACTTTTGGTTTGTGCATGACCTGATGGTGTGACCTGCCAttctttgtctattttttttctctctccaatgttttttttacatattatatcatataaatgtACAGACATATGTATGAGTAATTACCCACAGTTTAGGTCAAGTATGAGTAATTACCCGTAAAAAATTGCAGGTATGGGTACATGTATGGGTCTTAAGAacgagtaatttttttaaatgaagtttGGGGATGGATACTATAGTAGTACCCTTACCTTGCCCAAATCCAAACCCAAACTCTACCAATTGCCCTCCCTAAATGAGATCTATCAAGTTCGGGGAATGGAAGCTTCTGCTATGTTACAGTGATAAGATGGCCAAGCCATTATTAGTATCAGTGTTGATTAGATGTTAGCTAAGCTTGAAAGTGAAATGAGATTATCCTGTTAAAGGGTAGATACTTCAGTGCTTTTAGCATTTATTATTTGAGACTGTTCTAGATGCTTATTTAGCAGAAATTAAGTCTTAATAATTATAAGTTAAATTCTTGTGccatattgtatttttttttactcttgcATTAGGCTTTGCCATAGTCTAGATGATCATTTTAAATGATTGCTTTTTCATGACATGCAGTCAGGTTTTCATCCTTCTGAAGTGGATTACATAAATGCACATGCTACATCTACACCTTTGGGCAAGTGAAGTGGACCTTTACTGATTCCAGCAATTTAAGcttgaatattattatttttgaatatttCATCTCTGCGAGTTTGTGCTATTGTCATAAATTGTCTCACCCGTATCCTTTATATAGGCGATGCAATAGAAGCTAATGCTATCAAAACCATGTTCTCTGACCGTGCAAGCTCGTCTGCTTTAGCCCTCTCCTCCACAAAGGTAAAGCAAGCTTTATGACCAACAAATTATATACTTATCTGATTGAGCATATAATCCTAGTGTTGGTTGCTTCTTAGATGTTAGCTCTCACCTATGTTAGATGCCATttagttttgattttatttggatGGGGAGAAGTGATTAACTGTAGCAATTTTTTCAGGGTGCTATTGGTCATCTCCTAGGCGCTGCTGGAGCTGTTGAAGCAATTTTTGCAGTTTTGGCAATACGGCATGTAagcagtttttatttatttattttgcccACTTGCATCAACTTGTAGGGAAGCATTTTTGCACATAATACTGTAGCTTTTGTGCTTAATCTAAGAGCCAGGCCTGTAtgcttaatataataaaatggtTTCTGTGATGCTTGTTGTAACAGGGTATTGCTCCATTAACTCTTAATTTAACTAAGCCAGATCCTGTGTTCGGTGATGGTTTCATGCCATTGTCTGCTTCAGAAGAAATGCCAATTAGAGTTGCCATGTCAAACTCTTTTGGTTTCGGAGGCACAAATGCGTCCTTACTTTTTGCTCAAACAGGTTCGGACTGAATTGACTGTTGCATCTCATTCTATTGGCATTATTTAACAAGAGCTGATTGTGCCATGGTGAGGAGAGTTTAATTGCCTGAAGTTCTTGGCAGCGTACATGTGCTTGAAGTTTATGCTTTGCCATGTACATTTTGATGCTGCTGTTACTTTTGCTCATTAGTTTTTGAATGCTATTAGCTCTTAACTATTTGGAACACAACGTTGTTAAAAACTTTGAATGCCATTCATAAAACGTTGAATCCAACTTCAAACTTatgtttaaaaacttttatcttgaaaacaaaatttatagtAAAACTTGGAATGCAATTTTTAATCCAATATAAgtaattattagattattttcatttttatgtttttaatatgatatttgaTACTCTTGGTGGATCACTAGTGAATTTGGTTTGCGGTGGACcagtttttttaattgttttaataataacttttgctgttttttatttttaattttacacgtaagcacaattaaaatttaaaaatatgaaatgatgTCATTGACCtccctaaaagataaaaaataatcgaAACTCCCTAAAAGCAAATTACGTTTCTTGTGTCATTGGAAAACAAAACCACCAAAAATCCCTAAATAGGAAATCGTGATTCTCGcatgatttgatttttgtgaTGGCCATTGCGATTAACGTGTTTTTCAAGGGAGGAACGTTTTAGATGCTGTGGATTTGTTCTACAAAATAGAGGGGCTTGATGTTTCGTATGTGATTTATTGGTTATTGGAAAAGTCTAGGTTTGGTTTAgctttaaaaattgtttaagaGTTATTGGTGGTGTTGGCGGCGACCATCTTTGCCTTCTTTGATTTGTACTTGTTAACTATGTTGTTATGGTTTTTGCACTGAATATTAGTCTTAGATGATCTTCGCCTTCGTGTATTCCTTTTTTTGCTCACCACCTCCTTCCTTCCAATGCTTCTGCTTCAAATATCCCCTGCTCAGCTCTAAATACATTGCCCCCCATGCGTTAATCAACACCACCGTtgcagagaaagagagagagaatcgTAAAAAAGTTGACAAAGTGCTTACATTTAGGGAAAGAAAATTGTGGGAAAGAAGTACAAAAAGTAAATTCACATGATTTAGAAAGTTGTTTGATTtcattgagagagaaaaaaaataatatgcacAAATATTAGGAGGTTTATAACAATTCATatgttttattcaattaattgaattagattcttcggtaattttttttaatataatagaaaaattaaaggaaagtaagaaataaaatagttatACCACTCACCTAATATGATAttctaaaatagaaaaacaaaaatgtataatCCTCATCTAATAAAACGGACAaggcaaataaaataaaaaataatttctagttTACTTTCAATCCTTCCAAAGGGAAGAATAGAGTaatgtgaagaagaaaaaaaaaactcttcctTTCCACTCATAAGTTCATACCCATAAAAGGGAAggataatttcttttctttgtggAGAAATTACCAGTCAAATAAAAGCTGATGGGAGTTGTAAAATAATGTTCCCAAAATATTCTTCcttgtataataaaaaatatgtttttattgagtGAGAGGAGTGtgaaaaaatacacaacaaaaaccGTTGAGTACTCTATACAACACAAATGAATTTTCATTGTGTATTTTTTGCACCCTCTCTTACtcaatgaaaatatgttttgattttgttattttttttctaaaaaagatgttattaattgtaaaaaggttaactttttttattattcttgaattaattatgatataaatcATGTTAATAACGACACTCATTATCTCATTATCTTTTTTAGcagtaataaaattaattacaatataataactttttaatttaaatataaattaataatgacatagattactctttttaattataattgaattaattatgatacaaattagtataaaaaattatttggatataaaattaataagagTAATTCATATGATAATTACTTCGATTACTTTTGAAATGGTTActtttatctaattaattaaaaaatataatctataCGATACCAACtcctattaaaaaataataatttatatcataattaatttaattacttaaaaataacatatttaattaattaaaaaaattataaaaaattagcacaaaaaatgatttttcattgAGCAAGTTATCTAATGGAATCACATTTCCATTATATATTTAACCATGAAATCATATTATCGTTATACAAGAGATGTAACAAAATTATACAACAAAAGGTAATTCCATTATGAACAAAATCACATTCTAGTTGTATATTATAAGAGaggtaaaaaaattacacaacaaaaatatattttccttaATAATGGAATAACGTTCTTTCACCCCTCCTGCACAACATCTTTGTACCTTTTCTCACTCAGGTTGATTGGGAGTGACTCATTTATGCTCTGAATGGTAGGAACACCCTGCATGAATGGTGTTAATTTCGTTATGTTTTTATCCTCTGAATATGTCTTTGGTTCCGGAATTGTACGCAAATATAAGGGAAACTGAGTAATTTCTAAACTGCTCCAGAAACGTATTCTCAGTAGTTTGAAGTGTGTTctgaaagtaaaaaatttagttCCAGAAAtgaaattctttaaaaatatttttttataaaattctaaaagtctgaaatttaattttagaaattaaatacgtataaaaaatattattag encodes the following:
- the LOC114370080 gene encoding 3-oxoacyl-[acyl-carrier-protein] synthase, mitochondrial-like; this encodes MPTMRARKLFNSFYRTISSSTFPPPPVVSSRRVVVTGLGMVTPLGCGVDTTWKRLVDGECGVRALSLEDLKMNSFDKETQLSTFDQLTSKVAALVPTGTHLGEFDDQIWLNSKDHRSIARFIAYALCAVDEALKDSNWFPIEQEDKERTGVSIGGGTGSVSDILDSVQLICEKRLRRLSPFFIPRILINMASGHVSIKYGFQGPNHAAVTACATGSHSIGDAMRMIQFGDADVMVAGGTESSIDALSIAGFCRSRALTTKYNSSPQEASRPFDSGRDGFVIGEGSGVLVLEEFEHAKNRGAKIYAEVRGYGMSGDAYHITQPPSDGRGAILAMTRALRQSGFHPSEVDYINAHATSTPLGDAIEANAIKTMFSDRASSSALALSSTKGAIGHLLGAAGAVEAIFAVLAIRHGIAPLTLNLTKPDPVFGDGFMPLSASEEMPIRVAMSNSFGFGGTNASLLFAQTGSD
- the LOC114370868 gene encoding alcohol dehydrogenase class-3, yielding MATTQGQVITCKAAVAWEPNKPLSIEDVQVAPPQNGEVRIQILYTALCHTDAYTWSGKDPEGLFPCILGHEAAGIVESVGEGVTAVQPGDHVIPCYQAECGECKFCKSGKTNLCGKVRAATGVGVMLSDRKSRFSVNGKPLYHFMGTSTFSQYTVVHDVSVAKIDPKAPLDKVCLLGCGVPTGLGAVWNTAKVEPGSIVAIFGLGTVGLAVAEGAKAVGASRIIGIDIDSNRFERAKNFGVTEFINPNEHEKPVQQVIVELTDGGVDYSFECIGNVLVMRSALECCHKGWGTSVIVGVAASGQEICTRPFQLVTGRVWKGTAFGGFKSRSQVPWLVDKYLKKEIKVDEYITHSLSLAEINKAFDLMHEGGCLRCVLAMNV